Below is a window of Rhodopseudomonas sp. P2A-2r DNA.
AGGCTCGATCGTCAGCGCGCCCGTCACGCTGCCGGCCGGCACGCAGTTCGACGCCGGCATGAAGCTGCCGGACTCCGCGTCGCTGGCGGCGCTGATCTGGCCGAAGGGTGTCGCGCTGCCGATACCGGGCCTGCTGAACGGCGATCTCGCGCTGCCGCTGGGCGCGATCTTGCCCGCGGGCACCAATGTCCTGCTGCCGGGTGGCGTGACGTCTGTGGATCTACGGCCCGGCGCTGCCGGTAAATTATACGGCGTAGCGGCGATGCTGCCGGAAGGGTCGCAGTCGTGGTCGATGCGGCTGGTCGCCGGCGCCGATACCAAGGCGGCCGACAGTCGCCTGACCGATCCGCATGCGACGTATGGCGATCTGCGATTGGCCGACAATCACTACGGCCTCTACGGCAAGCCTACCCCGGAAAGTTTCGTCCTGTCCCAATATGGCTGGGATAACTACATCGCTGACGGCGATCCGGCCGACTTTGTCGGCAGGCCGATCACTGATCCTGATCTGGTCAAATTGCTCGGATCAACCATTTGTTCGGACGATGCGCTTGCGTGCGGATTGTCCGCCAATCCTACGTTCGACTTTCTGCCCGGAAGCACGCGCTTCAGCGTGGTTCGCACCGGCGCCGCCGATCTCGACCTGCTCTCGGCGGGCAACCTGCAGATGAATTCGCTGTACGGCGTCTATACCGCCGGCTCGTCCTCGACCCCGACCAGCACCAGCGACCCCTACAATCTGCCGCGGGCCAAGACCGCGTCGGGCACGGTGCTCGGCGACCTCAACAAGGGCTATGAGAAACTCGTCGACGGCGGGACGGACAGCCTGGCGCGCGCCTGGTATCCGACCGGTGGCGGCAACCTGACCATCAAGGCGGCTGGTGACCTCACCGGCAATCTGATGACCCTGCCGGTCTTCACGAGCGGGGTCGGTCGTCCGAACGCGCGAGATATCGGCTATAACAGCGCGCCGATCGGCAACTGGTTGTGGCGCCAGGGCACCGGCTCCACGCTCGGCGGCGGCGCCGACCAAGCCACCGCCTGGTCAATCAATTTCGGCAGCTACGTCGCCCCGTCGATCCTTGGCGTCACCCGGGCCGACACGTTGGTCGGCTTCACCGGCTTCGGCACGCTGGGCGGCGGCGATCTCCGCGTCGATGTCGGCGGCAATGCCGGCATCGACACGCTGATGGGCAGGAACGTCGTTTCACCGGATGGCGTAAGCGCGCAGGATCAGTACAGCAACCAGCGCACCCAGGGTCTCGTGCTGGCCGTGGGCAGCACCGGCCGCGTCGGCGCCGATGGCAGCCTGACGCTGACCGGCGGCGGCGACCTCGATCTGCGCGTCGGCGGCAAGCTCAACCCGGCCTCGCTGTACAAGGACGCCAGCTTCAACGGCACCGTCACCAACCTGCGCGGCGACACCGGCATCGCCGCAGCCTCCCTGGGCATGGTCAGCCCGACCTACGGCGTGCAGCCGATCGATCAGTCGCCGCGCGAAAGCCGGGCCTTTGATGTGTTCAATGCGTCGCGGGCACTGGCCTTCGGCGGTCTGCTCCTCGCGCCCGGCGATTCCACCTTCACGCTGAGCACCGGCAGCGATCTGGTGCTGTCCGGCGCCAGCGATCCCGGCCGCGTCACCACCGTGATCGATTCACCCTATGGTCCAGCCTATGCACGCGACGGCGCGGCCGGCGGCAAAACCTGGTTCTCGCTGTGGACCGACCACAGCGCCATCAACCTGTTCTCTGCAGGCGGCGACCTGGTGCCGATCAGCCTCGGGATCCAGCTGCCCTCCACCGACTCGGCGATCATGTATCCGTCGATCCTCACCGCCGTCGCGGCAGGCGGCAGCTTCTACTATGGCAATGCGATCTCCAATCGAAACGACCCCATCGCGACCGTCTATTCGCCGCTGCTGCTGGCGCCCTCGGCCAACAGCAAGCTCGAATTCCTGGCGTCGGGATCGATCTATGCGGGCGGCTACACCGTGGCCCGGACCAGTGCATCGGCAGGGTCGCTGGCGACCCCGTTCCATCCGGCTTTCACCGTCATCGATCCGACAACCGGCACAAGGACATTCAGCAATCTCTCGGCCGCGGGCAACGTGGCTTTGGAGAGCCAGGGCATCGATCCGCTGTTCGCCTTCGGGCCCAACACCGCCAGCGCGGAATGGGGTAACCTCGATCCGGCGCGGTTCTACGCCGTCAATGGCGATCTGGTCGGCGTCAGCAGCGGCCGCATCCTGACCTTCACCAAAAACGATCCGACGCGGGCCGGGCAGGTCTGGTATCAGGGCGCAGGTCCGGTGCGCATGATGGCCGGCCGCGACATCGTCGGCAGCGGCACCGCGCTCGGGACCACCGAGGATGTGGCGGACACCAATCTCCAAACCTACTTCTCCTCGACCGGCAACCTGTTCGTGCACAATGTCGAGACCGATCTGTCGCTGGTGCAGGCCGGGCACGACATCATCTTCAGCAGCTTCAATGTCGTCGGCCCCGGCGCACTGCAGATCACCGCGGGCCGCAACATCCAGATGGACAACAAGGCCGGCGTGGTCTCGGTCGGCCAGGTGAGCGCCGGCGACAGCCGTCCCGGCGCCAGCATCTCGATGTTGGCTGGCGCCGGCGCGGCAGAGCCGGACTATCAGGCGCTGTTGCGCTATCTCGATCCGGCCAATCTGCTGCCGGCCGGAACGCCGCTCGACGGCTCCGGCAAGGTGGCCAAAACCTACGAGAAGGAACTCGCCGACTGGCTGACGCAGCGCTATGGCTTCAAAGGCAACGATGCGGCGGCCCGCGCGGCGTTCGGCGCGCTGGCTCCGGAGCAACAGCAGATATTCCTGCGCTCCGTCTACTTCGCCGAACTGAAAGCGGGTGGCCGTGAATATAACGACGCCAACAGCCCCCGCCATGGCAGCTATCTGCGCGGCCGTGCGGCGATTGCAGCGCTGTTCCCGAATGCGGCGGCAGGGGCGGGCGACATCACCATGTTCGGCGGCGCCGGCGTGCAGACCCTGTTCGGCGGCGACATCCAGTTGCTGGCGCCATCGGGCAAGATGGTGGTCGGCGTAGAAGGCGTCGCGCCGCCTTCTACGGCCGGCCTGGTGACGCAGGGCACCGGCAATATCCAGATCTACAGCCAGGGCAGCGTGCTGCTGGGCCTGTCGCGCATCATGACCACGTTCGGCGGCAACGTCATCGCTTGGGTGGCGAACGGCGACATCAACGCCGGCCGCGGTTCCAAGACCACGGTGCTCTACACGCCGCCGAAGCGCGTCTATGACATCTACGGCAACGTCACGCTGGCGCCGCAGGTGCCCTCCGCCGGCGCCGGTATCGCCACGCTCAACCCTATCCCCGAAGTGAAGGCCGGCGACATCGACCTGATCGCGCCGCGGGCACCATCGATGCCGGCGAAGCCGGCATCCGCGTCTCCGGCAACATCAATCTGGCCGCGCTGCAGATCGTCAATGCCGCCAATATCCAGGTGCAGGGCTCGTCATCGGGCATCCCAACGGTGCAGGCGCCAAGCATCGGCGCTGCACTGTCGACATCCAACGCAACGGCGGCGACACAGCAGACGACGACCCCTGCGCCGGCGGCCAACAACAGTCCCTCGGTGATCATCGTCGAAGTGCTCGGCTATGGCGGGGGCTGGCGGCCCTGGCGGAGCCGAAGGCGCGGCTCCGGGTGACCAGCGACGACGGCGCAGCAGCGAAGATCAATACGATCCCAACAGCGCCATACATATGCTCGGCAATGGCCCGGTGAGCGATGAACAGCGGAGGCGATTGACCAAGGAAGAGCGCGACAGGCTGGATGCGCTGGTCGTTCAACGAAATTAAAGGTGTCTATCTGGATTGTATCGAAGCGCCATCATTTCGCGCGGCCGGCGCAAGCCGGCCGCTCGTCCGTTGAGGAAATGGGAAGACTGAGCGACCTTGCTCTCGTCGCAGTGGATGGATGATCATATTGTCGGGCGGTTGCATGATTGGTGGGACGACAAGACTGCGCAGTTCGCGGGAAGGGGGCGGAGCCTCGGCGTGGATGAACTGATGCCGACCTTGGCCGATGTTCCGGAGATGGAGCCGGTCATTCTGCTTGCCCATGAGCCAGATATCATGCCGCGGGTGCCCGTGCCGGTCGCGCTGGTATTGAGCGGTCACACCATGGTGGACAGTTCCGGTTGTTTAGTTGGTCCCCCGTGGTGCCGTCTCGTTGTCGCAACCGCTAGGCTTACGGACACGTGCGCGAGCAGTACGATCTGATCGTATCCGGCGGGTTGGGATGCACTATCGCCGCTATTCGCGTTGGCGTGCCGCCGGAGCTCGCAGATCGGTAGATCGAGCGGGTTCGATTGTTTGACACTCGATTGTCATTCTATTGTCATCAAGAGCTATCAACGGTCCCGTGTAGCTCGAGCGAACAATCGCGACCTGATCGAGCGGCATTTGTACCGAGAGATTTGGCGTGAGATATCGAACTGCTATGCTTGGGGCGGCTCCGCTGATGTCGCTCTCGCTCGTGGCTCTCACCGTACCAGCCCTCGCCGGGGATCTACAAACCAGCCGATTCGATCTGCCCTCGCAGTCTCTCAGCTCCGCGCTTGAATCCTTCTGTAACAACACGGGGATGTTTGCCGCCTATGATGGCAAGCTCGTCGATGGTCGTGTGTCGTCTCCGGTTACGGGGGAGATGACACCGAAAGCTGCACTCGGGAGGCTCCTGGAGGGAACCGGGCTGACCGTCGAATACACCTCCAGCAATGCGTTCGTCGTCATGACGCCCCCCGAACTGGGCAAGTTCGGCGCGATCCCGCTGAAATAGGGCGAGCTGCGCTATCGTCATTGGACGAATCCGAGCGCCGATATTCGGCGCTGTTGCAACGATCGGTGGAAACTGCGCTTTGCGCCGACAGTAGGACGAAACTGGGAGATTATCGAGCGGCCGTGCGTTTCCGGATCGATCCGGGTGGCGCGTTGACCGGCGTGAGGCTTTTGGGCTCCACCGGAAATCCGGATCGCGACGCGGCGATCGTCGCGGTCGCGGCTCAAGTGTCGCTCAAAGCGCCGCCACCGGCTCGAATGCAACAGCCGTTTGCGATGGTCGTGCTGCCGTATTCTCCGGGGGCAGCCCGAGTTGTCCCTGGCGCGATGGGGGGCGAGGGTGATCAAGCACGCGAAATTCGGAGCTCCGGCACCTGGCGTGGAAACGCCTGGCCCGTCCCGCTACTCATCGACGCTGCGCGAACTGCTAGTCGATCGTTACGGCGATCTCAAAAAAGCCTGACACGCCGTCTTGGCTCCGGTGATTGGGCCGACGAGGCGCTGCAGGATACGTTCCTCACGCTCGACCGCGAAAATGCGAACGAGACGATCCGCAATCCCATGGCGTATCTGCTGCGGGCTGCGATCAACACGGCACTCAATCAGCGGCGGGCCGAGAGCCGAAGGCTGTCCGATGCAGAGATCGACGGCATTCTCGAAATTCCGGATGAGAATCCGGATTCGCTCCGTATAATTGAAGGACGGTCGGACATTGCGCGCTTCAAGGCGATCCTGATGGGGTTGTCACCGCGAGCAAGAGAGATCCTCATCGCGGTCCGTCTCGACGGTCGAACTCAGTCTGAGATCGCCGCGCATCTCGGGATTTCCCTCAGTCTGGTCGAGAAAGAGCTTCGGTCAGCGCACGAGTATTGTCTGAGACGCTTCAAGGCGGGCCGGGCAAAATGAACCGAATCCTTGAGAAAAACATGCGGGATCACCGCGTCAGAGGTGTCTATATCATTGATATGACGACTATTGAAAGTTCGCCGGCGAGTGGCGACGACGCAGTTCAGGGGCACGTGACCCACAATGTCTGATGGCCGCTCCGATATGGACTGCGTCACTCCATTGGAGTTGGAGGCGCATGCCTGGGTTCGCCGTATTGCTTCGCGGGAAGCAACTGCGGCGGATGCGCGACGATTGCGCCAATGGTGCGCACAGAGCGCGGCGCATGAGACAGCCTTTCGGGACGCCCGGCAGCTCTGGAAAACCTTCGGCGCCGCGGCACTGCAAGTGCGCGAGGACGAGGTGCGCGCGGCGAAGCATCGCAGCGCGCGCCATTATGTTTCCCGCCGGATGGTGCTGGGGGCGCTCTCGCTGCATCGGTCGCCGGCGTCGCGATCGTTCGCCCGCCTTTGCGTCTGTGGCCATCACTTGCCGAACTGGAAGCCGATTTTCGGACCGGAACGGGCGAACAGCGGCAGATTGCCATTGCCGATGTCGCATCGGTCCAGATGAACACCAAGACAAGCCTGGTCATGAAGGGTGGCGACCACGACCGATCGGTCGAGCTGGTGGCCGGGGAGGCCTCGTTTCGTGTCACGGCGGACGCGTCGTCGTTCAACGTGCTCGCTGCCGACGGTCGGACCCACGGAGCCGGCGGACGTTTCGATGTGCGACTCGATGACGCATCAGTCTGCGTGACATGTTTCTCCGATCAGATCGAAGTGACGCGGAACGCGAAAACCGTTCGGCTCAAGCAAAGCGAGCGCGTGATCTACGACAGTCGTGGCCTCGGCGAGGTGGCCGCGGTCGACCCGGCCATCGCGGGGGCCTGGCAGGACGGGTTGATCATCTGCCGAAATACGCCGCTGTCGGACTTTGTGAATGAACTGAATCGCTACCGTCCTGGTCGGATCGTGTTGTTCCGTTCGGACATCGGACGCTTGTCGGTCAGCGGGCGTTTCAACATCGTTGAGCCCGATCAGGCACTTACCCAGATTCAGAAAGCCTTCAGCCTGCGCGTCCGGAATCTGCCCGGCGGCCTTGCGTTGGTCGGCTAGCTGGTTCGCGAGATCCGTTAGAAAAAATCCTTGAGGGGTTCGGCGTCGAGAGGTGTCTCCTTAATAAGGGGCTGACGGGTTGTCGGACAGCTCATGCCTTCTGGAGCCAGCATGCCAGCTAAGTCCCGTCGTGACCGCAAGTCGCAAACCTCTGTTCGGGAGGCTGTCGCGTTGATTTGGCATATACGGTCCATGTCTGATGGACTTCTTCGCCACAGCGCGGTGCTGATGGTTGGCGCCAGCGCACTTGCAATGCTGGCGGCGTCGCCAGAGGTTCATGCTCGCGCCCTGAATGGCGGAGGCAGCGCCGGCGCGGTCTCGGCTCCGAACCTCGCATCGGACGCGGCGGCACAAGCGGCGCAGCAGGCCGCGGCGGCGGTGCAGCAGACGCGGGATTCGCTGGCACGCGCGGCGCGCGCAGTACAGGACATGCAGGGTATCCAGGCCGCCGCACGGTCGGCGGCGGCCGCGCAGCAGACGTCGCTGATCGCGCCTGTCGCGGTGCCGAACGGCGTCGGCGCCGGTGGCTTGTTGCCGAACAATCCCGCGACCTGGTCAGGCGCCAATGCGCCGACCCAGGGCACCGATGGTGCGGGACAGACCCAGGTCAATATCCGGCAAACGACGCAGCAGGCGATCCTGAACTGGACGTCCTTCAATGTCGGCGCCCGCACCACGCTGACCTTCGACCAGCAGGGCAACGGCAACTGGGTCGCGCTCAACCGCGTCGATGCATCGACCGGCCCGAGCCAGATCCTCGGCAACATCAAGGCCGACGGCCAAGTCTACGTCATCAACCAGAGCGGCATCATCTTCGGCGGCAACAGCCAGGTCAATGTCGGCTCATTGATCGCCTCGACCGCCGATCTCAGCGACACCCAGTTCCGCACCAACGGCATCTATTCGACGCAAACCAACAACATTTACGCGCCGAGCTTCACGGCGGCCGGGGGCAAGGTCGTGGTCGAGGCCGGCGCCTCGATCGTCACGTCGGCGCCCGCTTCGGTGACCTCGGGCGGCGGCTACGTCTTGCTGATCGGCAGCGAGGTCAGCAATGCCGGCGGTATCACCACGCCGAAGGGGCAGGCTATCCTGGCGGCTGGCGACAATTTCATTCTGCGCAAGGGCTTCGGCACCGACGCCAACCAATTCTCGACCACCAATGGCAGCGAGATCGTGCCGGTGATCCAGCCCCGAAGTTCTGCGGGCCGCGTGACCAATACCGGCATTGTGCTGTCGCAGCAGGGCGACATCACGTTGGCCGGCCGGGGCGTGACGCAGGACGGCGTGCTGCTCTCCACGACGTCGGTCAACCAGCGCGGCACCATCCATCTGTTGAACGCAGCCAGCGATGCCGGCGGCAGCGTGACGATGACCGGCAAGAGTCTCAGCTGGATCGTGCCGGAACTGGAATCCAAGGATGCCGCGCTCAATGCGCAGCGCGATGGGCTAATCGCCGCCTCGGGACCGAACGATCGGCGCGACCAGTCGCGCGTTGAGATCGTCACCGGGGGCTGGTCAACTTCCAGAACGGCTCGCTCACCATGGCGCAAGGCGGTCAGGTCGCCGTCAGCGCCGGCACGCGCATCTTCGCCGGAGCCGGTTCGATCGTCGATGTCTCCGGCGTGCAGGGCGTGGTGCGGCCGATGTCGGACAACCAGGTGCTGGTCAACGTCCAGGGCAATGAACTCCGGGACTCGCCAGTCAATCGCGACAGCGGCGCCCTGGTCAACAAGAATGTCTGGATCGACGTCCGCGATCTCACTTTCGTGCCCGCGGGCACCGGCGGCTATACCGGTGAACGCTACTACACCAAAGGCGGATTGCTCGAAGTCGGCGGCTATCTCGCCAACACCGCCCACACCATCGGCGAATGGGCGGCGCTCGGCGGCACCGTCACGCTGGCAGCGCCGGAAGTCATCGCGCAGCAGGGCGCAAAGTTCAACATTGCCGGCGGATCGGTCAGCTATGACGGCGGTCCCATCTATTCGACCAGGTTGATCGGCAGCGACGGTCGGCTCTACAGTTTCGATAATGCGCCGGCCAGTATGAAGTTTGTCGCCGCGGCCGGCGGTTTCGTGCGCACGCACAACATCCAGGGCAAGGTCTCCGACCAACTCACCGAAATCTGGACCTCGATCTTCGACCGCTCGTCGTCATGGCGCTGGGAGGATGGCTACACCGTCGGCCGCGATGCCGGTCGTCTCAACCTGTCGACGCCGACCGCGATCATGGAAGCGGAGATCATTGCCGATGTGGTCAAGGGCGCACGCCAGTCGAGCGCGCGCGCCGCGGGCGTCGTCGATGGCTACAAGCAGGTGCAGAACGCCGCGCCGCTCGCCGGCACGCTCGGTCTCGGCCGCTATGACGCGACGCCAAATCAGGTTGCTGCGTACGGCTCCGATGTCCGCTTCAGCGATGTGGCTGATATCAGCGCCGGGCTGTCCGCCACCAACCTCCTGCCGTCGGTCCGCACCAACACTGCCTGGTTCGACGCCGACCGCATCAATAAAGCCCATCTCGGCGGGCTCGATATCGGCACCTCCCGCACCATCACGATCGATCGCCCGATCACGCTCGCCGATGGCGGCAAGATCAACCTCAACGCGGCGGTGGTTGACATCAAGGCCGATGTCACCGCGCACGGCGGCTCGCTGGTGATCGACAACGTGTTGGCGGGCGCCGCTGCCGGCGGCCGCGGCGCCTATGCGGTGCTGCTCAAGAATGGCATCTCTTCCATCACCCTCGAAGGCGGCGCGACGCTGGATCTGCGCGGCCTTTGGGTGAACGCGGCGCAGGATGCTTCGGACGAAACCAAGCAGGCCTTCATCAATGGCGGTTCGGTCACGCTGCGCTCGACCCATGACGTGAGGTTGCAGGCGGGCAGCGTCATCGACGTCTCGTCAGGCGCGGTGATCCTCGCCAACGGCAAGACGAAGGGCGGCCGCGGCGGCGATGTGACGCTGGTCGCCGACCAGCAGAATTCCACCGTGACGGCCGACGGCCTGCTGACCCTCGATGGCAAGATCCGCGCCTATGGCGTCAGCGGCGGCGGCACGCTGAAGCTCGAATCCGGCACGGCGATCGCCATCGGCGGCAAGGTGCTGGCGACCGACGGCGTGCTCGGCGCCGGCGAGACGGCGCCGGCCGATCTGGTGCTGGCCCAAGACTACAAGATTAAGGCCGGTGACATCCTGCCCATAGACTATAACTACACAGCAACTATCGCCATGCCGGGCGAAGCTATTCGCGCGGGTGGAGTCGCTGAATATAAATATTTTACACCCGCAAAGGATTGGGTTCCGCCGTTCCTTGGAAATCCCTATGTAATTAGAGGGGAGTCTAATAGTAAATGGTATTACGTTCGTGGTTCAGGTGTCGTAAATGATGATAATGGTGCTAATGTTCACTACATTCCGGCGGATACGGTAGTTTATATTGTCTCATCAGGAGCTCTTGCGGGCTATGTAGTTCCGGCGGATGTGTTTCCCAACGGATTGCCTACGAGTCCTTATACAAAAACGGTCAATGCTGGTGCCGCGTCGCCCGTCGATATAACCCTTCCCAACGGGTATGTTCTTCCGGCGGGGGTCAAGTTACCCAATGCGGTCCAGGTAAAGCGCAACGCGCAGCTCGACGTGGCGCTTTTCCAGTCTGGCTTTTCGAACTACGACGTGAACGGTCGCCACGGGCTCGTCGTTGCGGAGGGCGCCCGGCTCGACCTCGCGATGCCGGTCTATCGCTTGACGGACGCAGCCTTCTCGGTCGCCACCGGCGAGGATCCCTCTCGCGCGCTCAGCGTCTGGACGCCGCCCGAATGGATCGAAGATGCCGGCAAAAGTAGCCTGACCCAGCGTGGCGGCGCCAGCCTGACCTTACGCTCCAGCTACGGCGAGGCGGGCCAGACGACGGCGAGCGGCCCGATCACCATTCAGACCGGCACGTCGATCCGCGTTGATGCCGGCCAGTCGATCAGCCTGCAAGGCACCAACTTCACCATCGACGGCACGCTGACCGCGCCGGGCGGCACCATCAGCCTGACCCAGGCCGCGACGAGCCTCAATCAGAGCACCGGCGACAACAAACCCGGCCTGATCTGGATCGGCGATCACGCCGTGCTCGATGTCGCGGCCCGCGCGGTCACGGCGACCAACGCGCGCGGCGAGACCTATGGCATGGTCGGCAATGGCGGCTCGATCCTGATCGGCGGCGCGGTGGACTGGGAGACGAGGGAGAATCCTTCACGCCGAACGCCTTCGTGGTGATCCGGCCCGGCGCGCTGCTCGATGCCTCCGGCACCAGCGCGGTGCTCGACATTCCCGGTTCCGGGCTGGCGAGAACCAGCACGCCGCTCGCGGTTGCCAGCAATGGCGGCAGCATCGTCATCAAATCCAGCAACGGCCTCTATCTCGACGGCACGCTGCGCGCGGCGGGCGGTGGCGCGAACGCCGCCGGCGGCGCGCTGGCGCTGGCGCTCGAGGCGCCGAACTACGATACGGCCTCGACATTCGGCGACGTGTTGCGGCATCGCGAACTGGTCATCGCCAACGTTCAGGGCGACAGCGCCATCGCCGGTGCCGGCTCGATGGCGGAGGCCAAAGCCGGTCTGCTGACCGGCACCGCGCGGCTCGGCGCCGATCGCATCAAGGCCGGCGGCTTCGGCACGCTGTCGCTGCTGTCGGATGGCCTGATCTCGTTCGACGGCGACGTTACGCTGGCCATGAACCAGAGCCTGAGCCTCAATGCCGGCGCCTTCGCGCTCGGCGCCAATGCCGGCGCGGATTCGCGGGTATCGCTGGCGGCGCCCTATCTGCGGCTGGCCGGCGTGACGCGCCCTGGCAAAGATTATTACACGTTGCCGACCGTGCGGTGGGACGAGGGCTATGGCACGCCGTCGCAACAGTCGAGCAGCGCCGTCTTCTCCGTCGCCGCCGATCTCATCGATATCCGCGATCGCGTGGTGTTCGGGGGCATCGGCTCATCAACACCGAGGTCGGGAGTTACACCCTCGATCGCCGCGGCTTCGCGCTGGTCGATCTTTGAGCCGCGGCGATGTCCGCATGCTCGGCGGAACCCAGATGATCGGCGCCGCGCTGCAGACGCCCGGCAATATCACCGTGACCGCCGCCCAGATCTATCCGGCGAGCCGGGCCACCGGCTCGATCACCACCGGCTATCCGGGCATTGGCTCGATCACCGCAGGCTATACCGGCATCGAAGCCAGGCTTCTCGTCGGCAGCGTGCTGAATATTCTGCGCTACGGCGACACCGATCCGGACGTGCCGTATTCCGCCTTCGGCCTCCTCACTTTGGCCGCCGATACCATCAACCAGGGCGGCGTGGTGCGCGCGCCGTTCGGTCGAATCGTGCTCGGCAGCCTCTCGAGCGGCAGCGTCCCGCAGGCGGATACGATTCATCTGCTGCCGGGCAGCATCACCTCGGTCAGCGGCGTCGGGCTGGTGATGCCCTATGGCGGTACGGTCGATGGCACCAGCTACGCCTATAATGGCGCGACGGTCGCGGTTGCCAGTCCGACCGTCACCCTCAACGGCCTGCATATCGACGCTGATGCCGGTTCGCTGATCGACCTGTCGGGCGGCGGCCAACTGACGGGCGCCGGCTTCGTCTCGGGGCGCGGCGGCTCGGTGAACATCCTGACCACGCCGTTGGTCAATGCCAATCCGGGCTTCAGCTACAGCGCGAAGGGCAATCAGGTCTACGCGATCGTGCCGAGCAGCTCCGCTGCCTATGCGCCGGTGGTGCAGGAAGCGGGCTTCGGCCTGCCGTCGGTGGGCCGCCAGATCACCATTCCCGACGGCGTGCCGGGTCTTGCCGCCGGCACCTACACCTTGATGCCCGCGACCTATGCGCTGCTGCCGGGCGCCTATCGCGTGGAGTTGGGCAGCAGCGTCAGTCCTGCCGTCACCGGCGTCGCTGCGACCGGCAGCGGCTCGTACATCGTCAACGCTTATCTCGGCGTCGCCAATACCGCGATCCGCGCCTCGCTGCCGAACCGGGTCATCATCACGGCGGCTGACAAGGTCCGCACGCACTCGTCTTACAACGAGACCAGCTATGACGCCTACGTACTGGCGAACGCCGCGCTCAACAGCGTCGCGCGCGGCTGGATCACAGCCGATGCCGGCGGGCTGACCATGCAGCTCGCCAAGGCGCGCGGCGCCGATGACCGCATGCAATTGCTGTTCGATGGCGCGCTGCGCATCCGGGCGAAGGCCGGCAGCAATGGCTATAGCGGGGCGGTCGGGATCACCGGCATCAGCGAAATCCTCGCGACCGGCCAGGGAGCCACCGTCGGCATGGTGGCGGCCTCGATCTCCGCCGACGAGATCAGCAAGCTCGACGCGCCGCGTCTGATCCTGAACGGAGGCTATTTTGG
It encodes the following:
- a CDS encoding STN domain-containing protein, whose product is MSLSLVALTVPALAGDLQTSRFDLPSQSLSSALESFCNNTGMFAAYDGKLVDGRVSSPVTGEMTPKAALGRLLEGTGLTVEYTSSNAFVVMTPPELGKFGAIPLK
- a CDS encoding RNA polymerase sigma factor, with translation MDESERRYSALLQRSVETALCADSRTKLGDYRAAVRFRIDPGGALTGVRLLGSTGNPDRDAAIVAVAAQVSLKAPPPARMQQPFAMVVLPYSPGAARVVPGAMGGEGDQAREIRSSGTWRGNAWPVPLLIDAARTASRSLRRSQKSLTRRLGSGDWADEALQDTFLTLDRENANETIRNPMAYLLRAAINTALNQRRAESRRLSDAEIDGILEIPDENPDSLRIIEGRSDIARFKAILMGLSPRAREILIAVRLDGRTQSEIAAHLGISLSLVEKELRSAHEYCLRRFKAGRAK
- a CDS encoding FecR/PupR family sigma factor regulator; this translates as MSDGRSDMDCVTPLELEAHAWVRRIASREATAADARRLRQWCAQSAAHETAFRDARQLWKTFGAAALQVREDEVRAAKHRSARHYVSRRMVLGALSLHRSPASRSFARLCVCGHHLPNWKPIFGPERANSGRLPLPMSHRSR
- a CDS encoding FecR family protein, with the protein product MRLWPSLAELEADFRTGTGEQRQIAIADVASVQMNTKTSLVMKGGDHDRSVELVAGEASFRVTADASSFNVLAADGRTHGAGGRFDVRLDDASVCVTCFSDQIEVTRNAKTVRLKQSERVIYDSRGLGEVAAVDPAIAGAWQDGLIICRNTPLSDFVNELNRYRPGRIVLFRSDIGRLSVSGRFNIVEPDQALTQIQKAFSLRVRNLPGGLALVG
- a CDS encoding filamentous hemagglutinin N-terminal domain-containing protein, translating into MSDGLLRHSAVLMVGASALAMLAASPEVHARALNGGGSAGAVSAPNLASDAAAQAAQQAAAAVQQTRDSLARAARAVQDMQGIQAAARSAAAAQQTSLIAPVAVPNGVGAGGLLPNNPATWSGANAPTQGTDGAGQTQVNIRQTTQQAILNWTSFNVGARTTLTFDQQGNGNWVALNRVDASTGPSQILGNIKADGQVYVINQSGIIFGGNSQVNVGSLIASTADLSDTQFRTNGIYSTQTNNIYAPSFTAAGGKVVVEAGASIVTSAPASVTSGGGYVLLIGSEVSNAGGITTPKGQAILAAGDNFILRKGFGTDANQFSTTNGSEIVPVIQPRSSAGRVTNTGIVLSQQGDITLAGRGVTQDGVLLSTTSVNQRGTIHLLNAASDAGGSVTMTGKSLSWIVPELESKDAALNAQRDGLIAASGPNDRRDQSRVEIVTGGWSTSRTARSPWRKAVRSPSAPARASSPEPVRSSMSPACRAWCGRCRTTRCWSTSRAMNSGTRQSIATAAPWSTRMSGSTSAISLSCPRAPAAIPVNATTPKADCSKSAAISPTPPTPSANGRRSAAPSRWQRRKSSRSRAQSSTLPADRSAMTAVPSIRPG